A section of the Nitrospirota bacterium genome encodes:
- a CDS encoding type II/IV secretion system protein has translation MQKAAHRAIEPRAYDALIQEGLIRQTDLVKAIQESLQGATDLEGLLLEKYRIPKAALGKTLSAFFDCPYIPYDERTLADPQLLNNLSKDYLRRHHWLPLKQQGDILDVLIDNPHDLDRGHDIRRSFPGMTIRYALGLRCDIERFLSDTIGDTDCGSIADTLGELVHDAYQEQSLDVNSDGIDENDSAIVRLANQIIAEAFRHDASDIHIEPYSDRKETAIRFRVDGTCSTYMKIPAIYRRALVSRIKIMSSLDISERRKPQDGKIRFKMSQDREIELRVATLPTAGNNEDIVMRLLSAKDPLPLDAMEFAPATLTKLLEIAEKPHGIILCVGPTGSGKTTTLHALLRHLNTDERKIWTAEDPIEITQEGLRQVQVHPKIGFTFASAMRSFLRADPDVIMIGEMRDRETADVAIEASLTGHLVLSTLHTNGAVETVVRLLDLGCDSFNFADAMQGVLAKRLCKRICVTCKELYHLTAQEYDKLVHGYGAQAWETLGLSYGENFQVYRGRGCSTCNQTGLKGRVALHELLCGSDELRNLIQNRAKTSEMQSLAAKEGMITLVQDGILKVLAGLTTYEQVRSVAMK, from the coding sequence ATGCAAAAGGCAGCCCATAGAGCTATCGAACCACGTGCCTACGATGCCTTGATCCAGGAGGGCCTCATCCGCCAGACGGACCTCGTGAAGGCCATCCAGGAATCCCTGCAGGGAGCGACCGACTTGGAAGGCCTGCTGCTCGAGAAATACCGAATCCCGAAAGCCGCACTCGGCAAAACCCTGAGCGCGTTTTTCGACTGTCCCTATATTCCATACGACGAACGGACCCTGGCTGATCCCCAACTCCTCAATAATCTCAGTAAAGACTATCTCCGAAGGCACCATTGGCTGCCCCTGAAACAGCAGGGTGATATTCTGGATGTCCTGATCGATAACCCCCACGATCTCGATAGAGGTCATGACATCCGGCGCTCATTCCCCGGCATGACGATCCGGTACGCGTTAGGCCTACGGTGCGATATCGAGCGGTTCCTGAGTGACACGATCGGAGACACAGACTGTGGGTCTATTGCGGATACATTGGGCGAGCTGGTCCACGACGCGTACCAGGAACAGTCTCTCGACGTCAATTCCGACGGCATTGACGAGAACGATTCCGCGATCGTACGGCTCGCGAATCAGATCATTGCCGAAGCATTCCGGCATGACGCCTCCGACATCCATATTGAACCCTACTCGGACCGCAAGGAGACGGCCATTCGTTTTCGCGTAGATGGGACGTGCTCCACGTACATGAAGATTCCCGCGATCTATCGGCGAGCTCTGGTGTCTCGTATCAAGATCATGTCCAGTCTCGATATATCCGAACGACGGAAACCGCAGGACGGGAAGATCCGATTCAAGATGAGCCAGGATCGGGAAATTGAGCTGCGCGTAGCGACATTGCCGACCGCCGGCAACAACGAAGACATCGTCATGCGTCTGCTCTCGGCGAAGGATCCGCTCCCGCTCGATGCCATGGAGTTTGCTCCAGCCACCCTTACGAAGCTCCTGGAGATCGCGGAGAAACCGCACGGCATCATCTTGTGCGTCGGCCCCACCGGATCAGGAAAAACGACGACTCTGCATGCTCTGCTTCGCCATCTCAATACAGACGAACGAAAAATCTGGACGGCGGAAGACCCCATCGAGATCACTCAGGAAGGGCTTCGCCAGGTGCAGGTCCATCCCAAGATTGGGTTTACCTTCGCGTCCGCCATGCGATCGTTCTTGCGAGCCGACCCGGATGTCATCATGATCGGTGAGATGCGGGATAGGGAAACTGCTGATGTGGCCATCGAGGCCTCACTGACCGGCCACCTGGTCTTGAGCACGTTACACACAAATGGGGCGGTCGAGACTGTGGTCCGTCTCCTCGACCTGGGCTGCGACTCCTTCAACTTTGCCGATGCCATGCAAGGGGTGCTGGCAAAACGCCTGTGCAAGCGGATCTGTGTCACGTGCAAAGAACTATACCATTTGACGGCGCAGGAGTACGATAAATTGGTGCACGGATACGGTGCGCAGGCCTGGGAAACACTCGGACTGAGTTATGGCGAGAACTTTCAGGTCTACCGAGGGCGTGGGTGTAGCACCTGCAACCAGACAGGCCTCAAAGGTCGGGTTGCCTTGCACGAACTCCTATGCGGATCGGATGAACTACGAAACCTGATCCAGAACCGGGCCAAGACATCGGAAATGCAGAGCCTGGCTGCGAAGGAAGGAATGATTACACTTGTGCAGGACGGGATTCTGAAAGTGCTCGCGGGCCTGACCACCTATGAACAGGTCCGTTCCGTCGCCATGAAATAG
- a CDS encoding 3'(2'),5'-bisphosphate nucleotidase CysQ, with translation MERELTLLAETVRKAGAKVRELVRSGFEVQTKSDHSPVTTVDLEVNRILHEMQRREFPLDGWLSEESPDDSARLTRPRVWIVDPIDGTKALVKGMPEFCISASLVERGVPVVAAILNPSTDELFTAVRGGGLFLNGARVTISADQKTDPVIMVNAWELRTDRWSMLAKTVRCRPIYSIAYALALVAAGRIQAALTIEPENEWDLAAGVLLIEESGGTVRDADGKAFAFNQPTPRFRGVIAMATTIDRDLRAQLQTHAEHANAHSQLQQPAP, from the coding sequence ATGGAGCGAGAACTGACCCTGCTGGCTGAAACAGTCCGGAAGGCTGGAGCGAAGGTGCGCGAATTGGTCAGGAGTGGATTTGAGGTACAGACGAAATCAGACCACTCGCCGGTCACCACGGTTGACCTCGAGGTCAACCGTATCCTGCATGAGATGCAACGCCGGGAGTTTCCATTGGACGGATGGCTCTCGGAAGAGTCTCCCGACGATTCAGCGCGACTGACTCGTCCACGAGTCTGGATCGTGGACCCCATCGACGGCACAAAGGCGCTGGTGAAGGGAATGCCGGAATTCTGCATTTCTGCCTCGTTGGTCGAACGGGGTGTACCGGTCGTCGCTGCAATCCTGAATCCCTCGACGGACGAGCTCTTCACCGCGGTACGCGGCGGTGGACTGTTCTTGAATGGGGCACGTGTGACGATCTCGGCCGATCAGAAGACTGATCCTGTGATCATGGTCAATGCGTGGGAACTCCGGACCGACCGATGGTCAATGCTCGCCAAGACCGTCCGCTGCCGCCCCATATACTCCATCGCCTACGCGCTGGCCCTAGTCGCCGCCGGTCGCATCCAGGCCGCCTTGACTATCGAGCCGGAAAACGAATGGGATCTCGCGGCAGGAGTGCTGCTGATCGAAGAAAGCGGCGGGACCGTCCGCGACGCAGATGGAAAAGCCTTCGCCTTCAATCAGCCGACACCAAGATTTCGCGGCGTCATCGCTATGGCTACCACAATCGACCGGGATCTACGAGCGCAACTCCAGACCCATGCAGAACATGCCAACGCTCATTCACAGCTACAGCAGCCTGCTCCATAA
- a CDS encoding zinc-dependent alcohol dehydrogenase family protein, protein MNAMVLDHTADVGTSPLQLREIPIPEPGLGEILVRVSVCGVCRTDLHVIEGELPNPALPLIPGHQAVGIVSRVGVDVTERKVGERVGIAWLQHTCGLCEFCAGGRENLCEHARFTGYQVDGGYAEYALIPAAFAYPIPPVFSDEEAAPLLCAGIIGYRALRLSGIQPGQRLGLYGFGASAHIAIQIARHWGCQVYVSSLKPEHQRLAHKLGAAWVGGATDSPPDKLHSSIIFAPAGELVPPALRALERGGTLAIAGIHMTPIPSLDYDREVFGERTIRSVTANTRQDGLDLLREAAAIPIKPHRVLFPLEEANRALQALKSGSFQGAAVLSISG, encoded by the coding sequence ATGAACGCGATGGTTCTGGATCATACAGCGGACGTGGGGACCTCCCCGCTACAGTTGCGGGAGATTCCAATACCTGAGCCGGGCCTCGGAGAAATTTTGGTCCGCGTCTCTGTCTGTGGAGTTTGCCGGACGGATCTTCATGTCATCGAAGGTGAGTTGCCAAACCCCGCGCTTCCGCTCATTCCTGGCCACCAGGCAGTCGGGATTGTCAGTCGGGTCGGCGTGGATGTGACTGAACGGAAAGTCGGCGAACGAGTCGGAATCGCCTGGCTGCAGCACACATGCGGCCTGTGCGAATTTTGTGCAGGCGGGCGAGAGAATCTCTGTGAGCATGCCAGATTCACCGGCTATCAGGTCGACGGCGGCTACGCAGAGTATGCGCTCATCCCGGCAGCGTTTGCCTATCCGATTCCGCCGGTGTTCAGTGATGAAGAAGCCGCTCCCCTCCTCTGTGCCGGGATCATTGGCTACCGGGCTCTGCGTCTGAGTGGAATCCAACCAGGCCAACGGCTCGGCCTCTATGGGTTTGGCGCATCCGCGCACATTGCCATTCAGATCGCTCGCCATTGGGGCTGTCAGGTCTATGTCAGTTCCTTGAAACCAGAGCATCAACGTCTGGCGCATAAGTTGGGCGCCGCATGGGTGGGTGGGGCGACGGACAGTCCGCCGGACAAGCTCCACAGCTCGATCATCTTTGCGCCGGCCGGTGAGTTGGTCCCGCCGGCCCTGCGTGCATTGGAACGAGGCGGCACGCTGGCCATTGCCGGTATTCACATGACGCCCATTCCCTCCCTCGACTACGATCGCGAGGTCTTTGGCGAGCGAACCATCCGAAGCGTCACGGCCAATACGAGGCAGGATGGCCTCGATCTGCTTCGGGAGGCTGCTGCGATTCCCATTAAACCCCACAGAGTTCTCTTCCCACTTGAAGAGGCCAACCGGGCATTGCAGGCTCTCAAGTCCGGATCATTTCAAGGCGCGGCGGTCCTTTCGATTTCCGGCTGA
- a CDS encoding polyisoprenoid-binding protein: MPKMWLMLLWLGVLAWFPPAVYAEPARWNLDHEHSTIEFRITHMVVSKTTGQFTDYAGYIDMDAEDGTVTAIEATIKAESVNTNHIKRDAHLRNAEFLDVKLYPTITYKMKNYKKTSEGFTAMGDLTLHGVTKEVLLTGRYNGSTKDPWGNTRAGFSAEGKLNRKDFGMIWNKTLDNGGLVVGDEVQIRLDVECIKAKP; this comes from the coding sequence ATGCCGAAGATGTGGCTCATGCTTCTATGGCTTGGAGTGCTGGCGTGGTTTCCGCCTGCAGTTTACGCAGAACCGGCTCGTTGGAACCTGGATCATGAACATTCGACGATCGAGTTTCGCATCACCCACATGGTCGTCTCAAAAACTACGGGCCAATTCACAGACTATGCCGGCTACATCGACATGGATGCCGAAGACGGAACGGTGACGGCGATTGAAGCCACGATCAAAGCCGAGTCGGTGAACACCAATCACATAAAGCGGGACGCCCACTTGCGGAATGCCGAATTTTTAGACGTGAAACTGTATCCGACGATCACCTACAAGATGAAAAACTACAAGAAGACCTCAGAAGGCTTTACCGCTATGGGAGACCTGACACTGCACGGGGTGACGAAGGAAGTGCTCCTCACGGGCCGCTATAATGGGTCGACGAAAGACCCCTGGGGCAATACCAGGGCCGGCTTCAGCGCAGAGGGGAAACTCAATCGCAAAGACTTCGGGATGATCTGGAACAAGACATTGGATAATGGCGGGCTTGTTGTGGGCGATGAGGTCCAGATACGACTGGATGTCGAATGCATCAAAGCCAAACCCTAG
- a CDS encoding energy transducer TonB: MLLAGVCCAAVAWPGPILPAHAQSSSQTASSSGPTKRWVQFELSQAESIGDPQPGKPVTLTIFLRGVTSSTTPVVAICESIAFRGQTVTLEPDAESMALKGTVMLEPILMSRTTVPPRAARVQVTFARSRQEKLERFMQRVVYLTMDRSEPVNESHESSPVHQEESQSDIVILQEVQSDVEPVATGTLAEEDLVPFPSSGEGEAYWQYVSHLISRSWARQVRGVRHRPTSETVKVRFKLFPNGRAQLIEIEKGSGVREIDEAGIYAVVNAQPFLPFSSELGEGAVDVHIRMRTGSRGQSRDVQSVGIRSTGKSHALDQPLKK; the protein is encoded by the coding sequence ATGTTGTTGGCAGGGGTCTGTTGTGCGGCGGTCGCCTGGCCTGGCCCCATCCTACCAGCACATGCCCAATCATCGTCGCAGACGGCTTCTTCATCCGGTCCCACGAAGCGGTGGGTTCAGTTCGAGTTGAGCCAGGCGGAGTCCATAGGGGACCCGCAACCGGGCAAGCCCGTCACGCTGACAATTTTCCTGAGAGGCGTGACTTCGAGCACAACTCCAGTGGTCGCGATCTGTGAATCGATTGCGTTTCGAGGTCAAACGGTCACTCTTGAGCCAGATGCAGAGTCGATGGCATTGAAAGGAACCGTCATGCTCGAACCAATTCTAATGAGTCGGACTACTGTCCCGCCCAGAGCGGCGCGAGTCCAAGTGACGTTTGCTCGGTCCCGCCAGGAGAAACTCGAACGGTTCATGCAACGGGTCGTGTATCTGACAATGGATCGCTCGGAGCCGGTGAATGAGAGTCATGAGTCGTCGCCTGTTCACCAGGAGGAGTCGCAAAGCGACATCGTCATCTTGCAAGAAGTACAATCGGACGTGGAGCCGGTAGCAACGGGTACTTTAGCCGAGGAGGATCTCGTCCCGTTTCCCTCATCAGGAGAGGGGGAAGCCTACTGGCAGTATGTGAGCCATCTCATCAGCCGAAGTTGGGCCCGCCAGGTCCGTGGAGTCAGGCATAGGCCAACCAGTGAAACGGTGAAGGTCCGTTTCAAATTGTTTCCCAACGGCCGCGCCCAGCTGATCGAGATTGAGAAAGGCTCCGGTGTGCGCGAAATCGATGAGGCTGGAATCTATGCGGTGGTCAATGCTCAACCGTTCCTGCCGTTCTCCAGCGAGCTGGGGGAGGGTGCAGTGGACGTGCACATCCGGATGCGAACCGGTAGTCGGGGACAGTCGCGCGACGTGCAGTCCGTCGGGATTCGGTCAACTGGCAAGTCTCATGCATTGGACCAGCCTTTGAAGAAGTAA
- the tdh gene encoding L-threonine 3-dehydrogenase, with protein sequence MQALVKTSTGPGLTASDRPDPKPGPTDAVVRVKATSLCGTDAHIYNWDPWAHSRIHPPRIIGHEMCGEVVEVGSDVTLVKTGDYVAAESHLTCGHCFQCRTGQAHVCKNYRILGVDRDGSFAEYLVLPETVLWKSSPTLPPELACLQEPLGNAVDAALVEDLTGQTVLITGCGPTGLFAAAVARTAGAAMIIATDASAYRLDLARQVGVDHALNAKTETADRIAAAIRDITGGEGVDASLEMSGNPTALHQAFNAVKNGGRVTLFGIPTGSVCFDLPNEIIFKGIRVYGVTGRRLFKTWYRLAGLFQAGLNIKPVITHTFPMRDFARGFELINSGQCGKVVLIP encoded by the coding sequence ATGCAAGCCCTCGTGAAGACATCGACAGGACCGGGGTTGACCGCCTCCGATAGGCCGGATCCGAAACCAGGCCCCACCGATGCGGTCGTTCGCGTCAAGGCCACCTCTCTCTGCGGGACGGATGCCCATATCTACAATTGGGATCCGTGGGCGCACAGCCGTATCCACCCGCCGCGCATCATCGGCCATGAAATGTGTGGTGAAGTCGTGGAAGTCGGCTCGGATGTGACGCTCGTCAAGACGGGAGATTACGTCGCCGCCGAGTCGCATCTCACATGTGGTCACTGCTTCCAATGTCGAACCGGACAGGCGCATGTGTGTAAGAATTACCGTATTCTCGGGGTCGATAGAGACGGGTCATTCGCAGAGTACCTGGTCCTGCCCGAAACGGTGCTCTGGAAGTCTTCGCCTACCCTCCCACCGGAACTCGCCTGCCTTCAAGAACCGCTCGGCAACGCAGTCGACGCAGCCTTAGTCGAAGACCTCACCGGACAGACGGTCTTGATCACTGGATGCGGTCCGACCGGACTCTTCGCTGCTGCCGTCGCACGAACAGCCGGGGCTGCCATGATCATTGCCACGGATGCCAGCGCGTATCGCCTGGACCTTGCCCGCCAGGTCGGCGTCGATCATGCGCTCAACGCCAAGACCGAGACGGCGGACCGCATCGCCGCCGCCATTCGTGACATCACCGGCGGTGAGGGCGTCGACGCCTCGCTCGAAATGTCGGGGAACCCCACCGCACTACACCAGGCTTTCAATGCCGTGAAGAACGGAGGTCGCGTCACGCTTTTTGGTATTCCAACCGGGTCCGTGTGTTTTGACCTGCCAAACGAAATTATTTTTAAAGGCATCCGCGTGTATGGGGTGACAGGCCGCCGGCTCTTCAAAACCTGGTATCGCTTGGCCGGTCTCTTCCAGGCAGGACTCAATATCAAGCCGGTGATCACCCATACGTTTCCGATGAGAGACTTTGCGCGCGGATTCGAATTGATCAATTCAGGCCAATGCGGGAAAGTGGTCTTGATTCCGTAA
- a CDS encoding glycine C-acetyltransferase, translating to MAYHSLKQTISERLAEIRAAGLYKSERQILGPQGAEIRVAQGEVLNLCANNYLGLANHSDIRQAAAAGLQEHGYGMASVRFICGTQDLHIQLEQALSTFLGTEDTILYSSCFDANGGLFEVLLGEQDAVISDSLNHASLIDGIRLCKATRLRYTHSDMEDLETKLREAVSCRLRLIATDGVFSMDGDLAKLDRIVELADRYDAAVIVDDSHATGVLGRNGRGTPDHFGVADRIEIVTSTLGKTLGGATGGFTTGRKEVIELLRQRSRPYLFSNSLPPVIAAAARRAVVLVAQGDQLRIRLRENAAFFRAQLTALGFRLIPGEHPIIPILLGDASLATKMADRLLQEGIYVVGFSYPVVPEGQARIRVQMSAAHTQAQLERAVAAFATVGRELGLIR from the coding sequence ATGGCGTATCACTCGCTCAAGCAAACTATTTCAGAACGACTCGCAGAAATCCGCGCGGCGGGGCTCTACAAATCCGAGCGACAGATCCTTGGCCCGCAGGGGGCTGAGATTCGTGTGGCTCAAGGTGAGGTCCTCAATCTTTGCGCCAACAACTATCTGGGACTCGCCAACCACTCCGACATCAGACAGGCCGCTGCTGCCGGACTGCAAGAGCATGGCTACGGTATGGCCTCGGTCCGGTTCATCTGCGGCACGCAGGATCTTCATATACAACTTGAACAAGCACTCAGCACCTTTTTGGGTACCGAGGACACAATTCTCTATAGTTCCTGCTTCGACGCCAACGGCGGACTTTTTGAAGTACTTCTCGGGGAGCAAGACGCCGTCATCAGCGACTCTTTGAACCACGCCAGCCTCATCGATGGCATCAGGCTCTGCAAGGCCACCAGGCTCCGCTATACGCACTCCGATATGGAGGATCTGGAGACCAAGCTGCGCGAGGCGGTATCGTGTCGCCTTCGCTTGATTGCGACGGACGGAGTCTTCTCCATGGACGGCGATCTCGCGAAACTCGATCGAATCGTCGAGCTGGCGGATCGGTATGATGCAGCGGTGATCGTGGACGACAGTCACGCGACCGGTGTGCTCGGGCGCAACGGGCGAGGCACCCCGGACCATTTCGGCGTCGCCGATCGGATCGAGATCGTCACCAGTACGCTGGGAAAAACATTGGGCGGCGCGACAGGCGGGTTTACGACCGGACGGAAGGAAGTCATCGAGCTGCTGCGGCAGAGGTCGCGACCCTACTTGTTTTCGAACTCACTCCCGCCGGTCATTGCCGCAGCGGCCCGACGGGCCGTGGTCCTCGTGGCTCAAGGAGACCAGTTACGGATCAGGTTGCGAGAGAATGCGGCCTTTTTCCGCGCACAACTCACTGCACTGGGATTTCGACTGATTCCCGGCGAGCATCCCATCATTCCGATTTTGCTGGGTGACGCCTCACTCGCTACCAAAATGGCAGATCGACTATTGCAGGAAGGGATCTATGTCGTGGGGTTCAGTTACCCGGTTGTGCCGGAAGGTCAGGCAAGGATTCGTGTCCAGATGTCGGCGGCCCATACGCAGGCACAGCTAGAGCGAGCCGTCGCGGCCTTTGCCACAGTCGGTCGGGAACTGGGCCTGATACGGTAA
- a CDS encoding VacJ family lipoprotein — translation MILCRLLAFGLLGFVIALASGCAGKSGTVLPQGLSDTTLVAGQAAAPAPSPPPGTQSDEPFDPFARAGEGAGEEYDPWEPVNSNIFEFNLKLDRYVLKPVAKGYNFIMPDLAQVGVSNFFYNVRFVPRFLNNIFQGKMKGAGIELGRFVINSTVGIAGFIDVAKKIDLVTPEEDLGQTLGFYGVKPGPYLVLPFLPPFTVRDFVGFVGDVFLNPINWLVLPIIEVEGVPSAIDHEDRMTTSIIQTGSRVGEVINDRSRNLEKFQGVEEATLDLYTAVRNAYLQKRSQAIAE, via the coding sequence ATGATTCTCTGTCGTCTACTAGCGTTCGGTCTGCTGGGTTTCGTGATCGCGCTTGCCAGTGGTTGTGCCGGGAAATCCGGCACAGTGCTGCCACAGGGATTGAGTGACACGACGCTGGTGGCGGGCCAGGCTGCTGCGCCGGCCCCCTCGCCGCCGCCAGGCACCCAATCGGATGAACCGTTCGATCCCTTTGCCAGGGCCGGTGAGGGAGCTGGCGAGGAATATGATCCCTGGGAGCCAGTGAACTCCAACATCTTCGAGTTCAACCTCAAGCTCGATCGCTATGTGCTCAAGCCGGTGGCAAAGGGCTACAATTTTATTATGCCGGATCTGGCTCAGGTCGGGGTCAGCAACTTCTTCTATAACGTTCGCTTTGTCCCTCGTTTCCTGAACAATATCTTCCAGGGGAAGATGAAAGGCGCCGGTATCGAGTTGGGGCGGTTTGTGATCAACAGCACCGTCGGCATTGCAGGATTTATCGACGTTGCGAAAAAGATCGATCTGGTAACGCCGGAAGAGGATTTGGGACAGACACTGGGTTTCTACGGAGTCAAGCCGGGCCCCTACCTCGTGTTGCCGTTCCTGCCACCCTTCACCGTTCGGGATTTTGTGGGATTTGTCGGCGACGTGTTTCTCAACCCGATCAACTGGTTGGTCTTACCGATCATTGAAGTCGAGGGTGTACCCTCCGCAATCGACCACGAGGATCGTATGACGACGAGCATCATCCAGACCGGGTCCCGCGTGGGTGAGGTGATTAATGACCGGTCTCGGAATCTCGAAAAGTTTCAGGGAGTTGAGGAAGCGACGTTGGACCTCTATACAGCCGTCCGCAACGCCTATCTGCAGAAACGCTCCCAGGCAATCGCGGAATAA
- a CDS encoding alpha/beta hydrolase has protein sequence MGILDQFFVYHPDPWKDQDWKVRSSLPLEEVWFQSGDGTKLFGWYVEAQADRPIILWCHGNAGNIINRLENLRELYRIGLSVFIFDYRGYGRSQGSPSEEGLYQDAIGAHDYLTRTRMIRPERVIIFGRSLGAAVAGELATQKPAAGLILESAFASIEAVAKFHYGGLPVHWLLGAGFKLIDRLPYLSLPKLIIHGDKDDIIPIELGRQVFEAAKPPKFFYVIAGADHNNTYQVGGAAYFKRWSEFVQTALQS, from the coding sequence ATGGGCATCCTTGACCAATTCTTCGTCTATCACCCAGACCCCTGGAAGGATCAGGATTGGAAGGTCCGCAGCAGCTTGCCTCTGGAAGAGGTCTGGTTTCAGTCGGGGGACGGGACGAAGCTGTTCGGCTGGTATGTGGAGGCGCAGGCAGATCGTCCGATCATACTCTGGTGTCATGGCAACGCGGGGAACATCATCAATCGGCTGGAGAATTTGCGCGAACTCTACCGGATCGGATTGTCTGTCTTCATTTTCGACTATCGCGGGTATGGGCGCAGCCAAGGGTCTCCTTCTGAAGAGGGGCTCTATCAGGATGCGATCGGGGCGCATGATTATCTCACGCGAACCAGAATGATTCGTCCGGAGCGCGTCATCATCTTCGGACGTTCACTCGGCGCGGCTGTTGCAGGGGAACTTGCCACGCAGAAGCCTGCCGCTGGATTGATTCTCGAATCGGCGTTTGCGTCCATCGAAGCGGTGGCCAAGTTCCATTACGGGGGACTGCCGGTCCATTGGCTGCTCGGGGCAGGCTTCAAATTAATCGATCGCCTTCCGTATCTCTCGTTGCCGAAGCTGATTATTCACGGCGACAAGGACGACATCATCCCCATCGAGTTGGGCCGGCAGGTCTTCGAGGCAGCCAAGCCACCCAAATTCTTCTACGTCATTGCCGGCGCGGACCATAACAACACCTACCAGGTCGGAGGCGCGGCCTATTTCAAACGGTGGTCTGAATTTGTCCAGACCGCCCTCCAATCCTAG
- a CDS encoding TRL-like protein family, whose protein sequence is MKQIKVALALVGITAAAFSLAACQIVASPMAGTTFNETKYGNIATAETATTKEGKACGTSILGAFAQGDASIVAAKANGGITKVTSVDHYAKNILGIYGEWCTIVKGN, encoded by the coding sequence ATGAAGCAGATAAAAGTTGCGTTGGCACTCGTAGGAATTACGGCGGCAGCGTTTAGCCTGGCTGCCTGTCAGATCGTCGCCTCACCGATGGCTGGTACAACTTTCAACGAGACGAAGTACGGAAACATCGCCACGGCTGAAACCGCTACCACCAAGGAGGGTAAAGCCTGCGGTACGTCGATTCTGGGGGCGTTTGCCCAGGGTGATGCGAGTATCGTTGCTGCCAAAGCCAATGGTGGAATCACGAAAGTCACGTCAGTGGATCATTACGCCAAGAACATCTTGGGGATCTACGGCGAATGGTGCACGATCGTCAAGGGCAACTGA